GTGGTTACCACCCATAACCATCATTGGGAGCCAATGAGAACTCTCCATGTGGAAGGTGGGGGCGGGGGGCCGTGTTAGTTGTTCGGCCCAACCACTTCCACCGCCTCAAGACACCGACCTTTTctgtgaggctgacatgtgggttcttATGACAATGCATGGTGGATAAGCCTAATTATATCGGTTTTACTCTGATTTATGAGCCCTTAAATCCGTGTGGTCGCGTCTGATTGGCCAGATATGTGTTTCTTCGCATAGCGGGTGATTGTGATACAATGTTTCTTCACATGGCAGGTGAGTTTTCATACAGAattacctgcatacaaatatttcACTAACACCTGTGGAAATAGTTAGTAATAAACTCACTAACACTATGCCCAgtgtttcattttattttttttttctgcaggaATGGATGGCACACTTAACATTTAAGGATCGTCAACAACAAGCTATCAACCATAATATTGGACATCTAAGCTATGAACCATAATATTGGCACCATTCTTCCAAGTgtaaaagaattaaaaataagaaaaacaatcCACCAGAATCAACACAATCCAATAGTTAATCACACAATGTATACTTAGTACCaacaaaagtaatttacaaaagaCATTCCAATATATCATGATCATGTTGTACATGTAGAGCAGACATGACAGTTTAGATAAGCCTTAATTTCTATCAGCAACAATTTCTTCCTCATACTCGTTGGGAGCCCCATAAGGGCTTTGAATAGACGGCCATTGTCACGACAAAGAATGCTATAAGCTGTTAGCAAATCATCACAATCCAACCCAGGTATCTCTTCAAGTGCTACCAAGATCTCCCCAGGAGAAGCCATTAACACATACAGACTTTGGGGAGATGACTCGGATGGCAAAGATTGCGACAAATTAGTGCCAGTTCCGGTTGCAGTTGGTGTTGCAATTGGTATTTTGTCGACCATCGCTGGCAACATTGTCGCGGCTTTGCTATAACTCACATAGGTAGCAAAGCAGTCGGGGATTTTGACAGGAATACAAGTGTATCCATGTGGCTGTCGCCAATGGCACCGACCGTCGCCGCGCCAAACCGACACTAGTGCCTTGCTCCTTGTATCCATCATGATCTTCCATACCACCTCTTCGGCGACGTAATGTGCACCCCGTTTGCGTTCTTCGTCCACAATGAGGCAGACGAGATTTGGATCATCCATGCTCACTATGGGGTGTAGTGGAAAGCTCCGTGGGAGGGCGGCGTAGGCGTCGAGGGACCAAGCTCGGCGGCGTCGATCATGGCGTCCATGGTCCAcgccatgtcgtcgtcgccgtcgccgtcgatccTCAGTGTCCAGGTTCTGATGACGAAGGCGCGGCTCGAACGGTCGCAGGTGGTGTGCTTGCCCAGgctgccgcagcagcagcgggaggAGATGTCGACGAATTtgagcgcggcgccgccgccgtcgatggcgCAGACGACGGTTCGAGTGTTGAGCAGACAACGCCGATAGTTGTCGCCCTGGCGGTCGAAGTGCTCCTCGTCGAACGCGCCGGCGGGGGCCTCCACGGGGAGCGACACGTACTGCAGCCGCGGGGGAATTTCGTCGAACAGGTCGTCGCCGCAGAGGATGACGCCGCGGTACAGGTCGACGTAGCACAGCAGCCGGTCGCCGACGGGGACGGCCATGTCGGTCTCCCAGTAGGAGAGCTCCTCGCCCTTGCCGTCGTCGTGGACGATCGGCGCGATCGGCGTGGCGCTCCACTCGCCGGAGCGGAGCACGACGAGCTCGGCGCCCTCCAGCGTGTCGCGCCTGCGGTACTCCTCGGTGAGGAGCGCCGCCACcacgagctcgtcgtcgtcgtcgtcgccgcagcgGCGCACGAGGAGGCCGGTGCTACCTCCACGCAGCCGGGGCGGCTTGGTATTGGTACCCTGATAAGTCGGGAGCagcgacaacgacggcggccgccgtggtgggtcctcgtcgccggcgccggcgtcgtcgccgtcgccggcattGTAGAAGAAGTAATCGATCCCGTATTGTTGGTACCCTTCCTTCTGGTAATGCATCTCGAGGAGCACGGAGTCGCCGTGGGCAGCGACGACTACATCGGGGGCCGGTAATGATGAGCTCCGTATCCGGAGCCGCCGCACGGTGAGCAGTGGAAGCTTAgccccgacgccgccggtggcgcaTCGAGGCGGAGGGAGACGCGGACGAGATGGCCGGACGAGGAGCGGGAGGCCTCCCCGGTGATCTTGGCTCCACCGGAGTTGGAGGTGGAGTACTCCGAGTCGTCGACCTCGCGTTCGGCCGTGGCGTAGGGCATGAGCATCACCCACCCTGGGTAGcctctggccgccgccgccgccggcggaacGCCGGAAGgcagcgtcgccgtcgccgtcgcaacTGGCCGTAGGGTTTCCATGAGCGGCGCCGCGAGCCGATCGATCGGAGTTTTGGAGATCACGTGTTTATTTACGTATGGGTACAAAAACCTAGATGAGTTTATTTGGAATACTTACCGCCTCACCGGCAGGGTTTCAACATTCCGGAatgaattttggaaatttcgggtataagccccccccccccccccccggagATAGGAAATTAGTTCGGctaaaaattttggatttttttctttttttgaatttagcaaaattattcaaattgaaccatattttatttaaatttcaaattatttcgGACCGAATTTTTCCGTCGTATCGGTGCCCTCCGATAGAAAGTGCCGGTGCGATATATCGAACCCTGCTCCCCGGCCGGTTCCTCTAGTCCTGTCCTATCAGAAATCTGATATATATCCTTGATTTTAAATTTCAAGAAGTTTTGAAACCTTCCGTTTGTTTAGACTAtaaaatattttggatttttttactGTTTGCCACCAGTATATTACCCTATTTCCCAACCGACGATCTtgtcgttgtttttttttctttttactgaaTTACTGAATGCCGTAATGCCCACTTATTTCTTATTGTATTTCTCAATCTGCAACTAAAAGTGTAATAATATTGAAAGTAAAtgcacagatttttttttctaaaattttca
The nucleotide sequence above comes from Oryza glaberrima chromosome 11, OglaRS2, whole genome shotgun sequence. Encoded proteins:
- the LOC127754036 gene encoding uncharacterized protein LOC127754036, with product MHYQKEGYQQYGIDYFFYNAGDGDDAGAGDEDPPRRPPSLSLLPTYQGTNTKPPRLRGGSTGLLVRRCGDDDDDELVVAALLTEEYRRRDTLEGAELVVLRSGEWSATPIAPIVHDDGKGEELSYWETDMAVPVGDRLLCYVDLYRGVILCGDDLFDEIPPRLQYVSLPVEAPAGAFDEEHFDRQGDNYRRCLLNSSNSSTSPPAAAAAAWASTPPATVRAAPSSSEPGH